A stretch of Lathyrus oleraceus cultivar Zhongwan6 chromosome 6, CAAS_Psat_ZW6_1.0, whole genome shotgun sequence DNA encodes these proteins:
- the LOC127094360 gene encoding beta-adaptin-like protein B, whose protein sequence is MINCSCGDKVIAAMTVGKDVSSLFTDVVNCMQTENLELEKLVYLYLINYAKSQPDLAILAVNTFVKDSQDLNPLIRALAVRTMGCIRVDKITEYLCDPLQRCLKDDDPYVRKTAAICVAKLYDINTKLVEDRGFLESLKDLISDNNPMVVANAVAALAKIQDNSSRPIFEITSHTLSKLLTAYKAADAREAENIVERVTPQLQHANCAVVLSTVEMILQQMELITSTDVVRNLCKKMAPPLVTLLSAEPEIQYVALRNSNLIVQRRPTILAHEIKPSLYIYGSILIADSIEWPSGESLVA, encoded by the exons ATGATTAATTGTTCTTGTGGAGATAAAGTGATTGCTGCTATGACTGTTGGAAAGGATGTGTCGTCATTGTTCACAGACGTGGTGAATTGTATGCAGACAGAAAATTTGGAGCTGGAAAAGTTGGTCTACTTGTATTTGATAAATTATGCAAAGAGCCAGCCTGACCTTGCTATACTGGCAGTAAATACATTTGTGAAGGATTCTCAAGATCTAAATCCTTTAATTCGTGCCTTAGCTGTGCGGACAATGGGGTGCATTCGTGTGGATAAAATTACCGAGTATTTGTGTGATCCCCTTCAAAGATGTCTAAAGGACGATGATCCATATGTTCGCAAGACAGCAGCCATTTGTGTAGCAAAGCTCTATGACATTAACACAAAGTTAGTTGAGGACAGGGGATTTTTGGAATCGCTGAAGGATTTGATATCTGATAATAATCCAATGGTGGTAGCTAATGCTGTCGCGGCACTTGCTAAAATTCAGGACAATAGCAGTAGACCCATCTTTGAGATCACTAGCCACACACTGTCAAAGCTCCTCACTGC ATACAAGGCTGCTGATGCGCGTGAGGCAGAGAACATTGTAGAAAGAGTTACGCCACAGTTACAGCATGCCAATTGTGCAGTTGTGCTATCGACTGTTGAGATGATCCTTCAACAAATGGAGCTCATCACCAGTACTGATGTGGTCCGGAATCTTTGCAAAAAGATGGCCCCTCCTCTTGTGACATTACTCTCAGCAGAACCTGAGATACAATATGTTGCCCTGCGAAATAGCAATCTTATTGTACAAAGAAGACCGACAATTCTTGCACATGAAATTAAG CCCAGTTTGTATATTTATGGTAGTATCTTAATAGCAGATAGTAttgagtggcctagtggagagagtTTAGTTGCATAA
- the LOC127094361 gene encoding UDP-xylose transporter 2 has product MITGPASKQQSTSTQLLYQSCPYQATTLLISGPYLDKLLTSQIVFALKYTTQATVFIVLSCLISISVNFSTFLVNGKTSPVTYQVLGHLKTCLVLALGYTLLHDPFSWRNIMGILLAMVGMILYSYYCTLENQQKAVEVATLASQAREGESDPLINLEKGSSAVTDSVGHMSPVWSKDKD; this is encoded by the exons ATGATCACCGGACCTGCATCAAAACAACAGTCAACA TCCACCCAGCTTCTTTATCAATCATGTCCATACCAAGCAACAACCCTGTTAATCTCTGGTCCCTATCTGGATAAACTTTTGACCAGTCAAATTGTATTTGCTCTCAAGTACACAACGCAAGCGACGGTTTTCATAGTTCTTTCATGCCTCATCTCAATTTCAGTCAATTTTAGCACATTTCTTGTAAATGGAAAGACATCTCCAGTCACTTATCAGGTTCTTGGACACCTAAAGACATGCCTTGTATTGGCATTGGGTTATACTTTGCTCCACGATCCATTCAGCTGGAGAAACATCATGGGTATTCTGTTGGCCATGGTTGGGATGATTCTATATTCTTACTATTGTACTCTTGAGAATCAGCAAAAAGCCGTTGAAGTTGCCACACTAGCATCCCAGGCAAGGGAAGGTGAATCTGATCCTCTAATTAATTTGGAAAAAGGAAGCAGCGCTGTGACTGACAGTGTTGGACATATGTCCCCTGTGTGGAGCAAAGACAAGGACTAA
- the LOC127094362 gene encoding rRNA biogenesis protein RRP5 — MGMVLAAYVKSIEDHGFILHFGLPSFTGFLPKEGWSGEVRIGQHVQGLVKSVDKAHKVVYLSPNSDKMSNSVMKDLKGMSIDLLVPGVMVNARVKSILENGVMLSFLTYFTGTVDLFHLQNIYPTASWKDKYIKSQKVVCRVLFIDPSSRVVGLTLNPHLVQNKAPPSHVKIGDIYENSKVVRVDKGPGLLLEVPSIPESTPAFVSISDIAEEEIQKLEKKYKEGNHVRVRILGLRHLEGLATGVLKASALEEAVFTHSDVKPGMVLKAKILSVDSFGAIVQIPGGVKALCPLRHMSELEIAKPEEKKFKVKS, encoded by the coding sequence ATGGGCATGGTCCTTGCTGCATATGTGAAAAGCATCGAGGATCATGGTTTCATTCTTCATTTTGGTCTGCCTTCTTTCACGGGATTCTTACCTAAAGAAGGCTGGAGTGGAGAAGTTAGAATTGGGCAACATGTGCAGGGATTGGTCAAGAGTGTTGATAAAGCTCATAAAGTGGTTTACTTGAGTCCCAACTCTGATAAAATGTCCAATAGTGTGATGAAGGATCTCAAGGGTATGTCAATTGATCTTCTAGTTCCAGGAGTGATGGTTAATGCCCGTGTGAAGTCGATTCTTGAGAACGGTGTTATGTTATCATTTCTCACATACTTCACTGGAACGGTTGATCTGTTTCATTTGCAGAATATATATCCTACAGCAAGCTGGAAGGATAAGTACATTAAATCTCAGAAGGTTGTTTGTCGGGTATTATTCATTGATCCATCAAGTAGAGTTGTTGGTTTGACGCTGAATCCACATCTTGTTCAGAACAAAGCCCCTCCTTCACATGTTAAAATTGGAGATATATATGAGAATTCAAAAGTTGTCAGGGTGGATAAAGGGCCAGGACTATTGCTCGAGGTTCCATCAATTCCAGAGTCAACTCCAGCTTTTGTCAGTATATCTGATATTGCTGAGGAAGAGATTCAAAAACTTGAGAAAAAGTACAAGGAAGGAAATCATGTCCGTGTTCGGATTCTTGGGTTAAGGCATTTGGAAGGACTTGCTACAGGAGTTTTGAAGGCTAGTGCTTTAGAAGAGGCGGTGTTTACTCATTCTGATGTCAAACCCGGGATGGTGTTGAAGGCTAAGATTCTTTCAGTCGACAGCTTTGGTGCTATTGTACAAATTCCTGGTGGTGTGAAGGCACTTTGTCCTCTTCGTCATATGTCTGAATTGGAAATTGCAAAGCctgaagaaaaaaaattcaagGTGAAGAGCTGA